The following proteins are co-located in the Anomalospiza imberbis isolate Cuckoo-Finch-1a 21T00152 chromosome 1, ASM3175350v1, whole genome shotgun sequence genome:
- the MOS gene encoding proto-oncogene serine/threonine-protein kinase mos produces the protein MPSPIPLNCFLSFEYSPSANLRPCSSPLVIPGKDSKSFLGGASSARTHRLPSRLSWCSIEWEQLCLLQPLGSGGFGSVYKATYHGATVAVKQVKKSSKNRLASRQSFWAELNVAQLQHDNVVRVVAASTCAPASENSLGTIIMEYVGNITLHHVIYGTGDAWRQGEDDEEGCGRKALCMEETVCYSCDIMTGLAFLHSQDIVHLDLKPANVFITEQGVCKIGDFGCSQKLEKGSSQSARVCQQGGTYTHRAPELLKGERITAKADIYSFAITLWQMVTREQPYLGERQHVLYAVVAYNLRPSLAAEEFHESPVGQTLHSIISCCWKANAEERLRADQLLPSLRALKQSI, from the coding sequence aTGCCATCACCTATTCCTcttaattgttttctttcttttgagtATTCCCCCTCTGCGAATTTGcgcccctgcagcagccctttAGTTATCCCTGGCAAAGACAGCAAAAGCTTTCTTGGGGGAGCTTCTTCAGCCAGGACTCATCGCTTGCCCTCACGCTTGTCCTGGTGCTCCATTGaatgggagcagctctgcctcctgcagcccttAGGATCTGGGGGCTTTGGCTCTGTCTACAAAGCCACCTACCATGGTGCAACGGTGGCTGTGAAGCAGGTGAagaagagcagcaaaaaccGGCTGGCGTCACGGCAGAGCTTCTGGGCTGAGCTGAACGTGGCCCAGCTCCAACACGATAATGTGGTACGTGTGGTGGCTGCCAGCACCTGTGCCCCAGCCAGCGAGAACAGCCTGGGCACCATCATCATGGAGTATGTGGGTAACATCACTCTGCACCATGTAATTTATGGCACTGGGGATGCATGGAGACAGGGGGAGGATGACGAAGAAGGATGTGGAAGGAAGGCCCTGTGCATGGAAGAGACTGTGTGCTACTCTTGTGACATCATGACAGGCTTAGCCTTTCTGCACTCACAGGACATTGTCCACTTGGACCTGAAGCCTGCAAATGTTTTCATCACTGAGCAGGGAGTGTGCAAGATTGGAGACTTTGGGTGCTCCCAGAAACTGGAGAAGGGCTCATCCCAGAGTGCCCGTGTTTGCCAGCAAGGGGGCACGTACACACACCGTGCCCCCGAGCTCCTCAAGGGGGAGAGGATCACTGCCAAAGCAGACATCTATTCATTTGCCATCACGCTCTGGCAGATGGTCACACGGGAGCAGCCGTACCTGGGCGAGCGGCAGCACGTGCTCTACGCCGTGGTCGCCTACAACTTGCGCCCTTCGCTGGCTGCCGAGGAGTTCCACGAGTCACCAGTGGGCCAGACACTGCACAGCAtcatcagctgctgctggaaggccAATGCAGAGGAGCGCCTGCGTGCAgaccagctgcttcccagcctcAGGGCCCTCAAGCAGAGCATCTAG